ATTTTTAATCCacttcacaacagctgttgtgacttGGATGTGAAGAAAAATACTGAATTGGCTAAGTTTAGCAGTATTCTGGAGTTCATGGGTCGAATACCAATTCAAAAGGCCTTGACTGGTCAATGTCCATTGTACAAGTCACATATCAAACGATTCTGGAAGCATTCAAAGTATGATGAGGCAAACAAAGCAATTCATTCAATTGTGAAGGTGCATAATGAAAAGAAGGAAATTGTTGTTACTTAGGCACTCATTCGTGAGGTGATGCTGAATCGCCAACAAAGTTTCCAGAATGGATGGTCAAGGGTTGTATGCTCAGGATGGGATATGTGGGTGCATTAAATGTTGGAAATTATTTGAAGTCAAAATTCCAGAAACCCTACAAGTTTATTATTCATTGTATATTAATGTCACTTAGCCATACCAAGGGAAGTTACGATACAATGCGCGATTATCAGATGAACATGGTCACTGCATTGGTGTTGAACAAGAAATATAATTTCTCGCACATTGTCTTTCATTATGGCCGAAAATATTACTACAAAGAGTCGAACTTGGACTTATCCAAGATTTGTGCAGATGCTGATCGATGATGTATATCCAGAGATTGAACGCGATTTAAAGAATGATTTGTTAGTTCAGTCACACATGAGCAAAGATTCTCTAAAGCAGCTTGCGAGATATCACCCAAACCACCCTGAACCAAAAGTAGTAGCAGAATTCTTCGGGTATATCAAAGATGTGAACTACGTTGATCCTGATCCAGTTAATCACCAAAACTGGagaaatgaagaagaaatgaaggaaGCAGCTTACATTGATGAGCTTAAGACTCTTGAGGAGTTCAAAACCACCCGAAATGACTGGTTTGTCAAAGAAACGAGGAGGAGAGGCAAAAAGGCCACCCCTAAATCACAGGAGGGTGAGGGGTCATCATCGCAGCCGAAGAAGAAATAAAAGAAAGCTGCAAAAACGTTATTGATTGATGAGCCTGAAGTAGATGAGCCGGTGGTTACTGCGGAAGAAGATCCGTATGCTGATATTGATCAAGTTATGTTGAATGTTGATGATTTAGTGTCTGAGCAAGCAGTTAATGTGGAAGCTGAGAAAGAGAAGGTTCTTGATGATGTTGAAGGTGATGATGTCAATAAAAGTACAACAATCTCTTCGAGTTCTTCAGATGAGGAAATAGATGAGAATGAACGTCTAAGAAGAATTCAAGAAGCTACAGAGAAAGAAAAGCAGTTAAGGAAAAGGAAGAGACAGGAGAAAGATGATTCTGCATACGTTCCATCTCCAGAGCACGTTTCTGAATCACAATCACCTTCAAGCGGCAAAAAGAAAGCAGGTGCAAAGAAAAGAATTGTATCTCCGAAAATCAAGAAAGTTACTACAAAGATTACAAAGCCCAAGATTGTCTTGAAGAAGAAACCAGCCAAAGAACCCAGTAAACCATCAACTCCACCACCTGAACCTACACCAATACAATCACCACCACATCAAACACCTCCCAGACAaccttcaccaccaaaacaacctaCTCCACCCAGACAACCATCACCATTACATCTTTCTCCACTACATCtctcaccaccacaacaacaaaccTTGCTCACATctcaagaaatatttcaaacaccaccactcactcaAATTCAACTAACTCCTGGTTCTTCTGGCCACAAAGGTCTTCATATTCCTCCGGATAATCTTGAAGATATTGGAGATTTTGGCTTTGCAAACGATGAACAAGTTAAGAAGCTAGAAAAGAAGATGGATGAATGCTGAATGAAAACAAAGTTATTGCAGCAGAAAGCAAGAAAGTTGCTGAACGTGAAAAGATTCTTGAAATGCGCGTGAAGAAATTAGAGTCTAGTAACAAAGCATTGttaaagaagattgatactgaTCAGACTAAGATTGATTTCCTGAAGGTGCGAGTGGCTaaacttgaagaagaaaaggctCGCAGAGATGAACAGAATAAATATTTCGAGATGAAAAACAAAGAGCTTGAGGCTGCAAAAGCATTGAAAGAGCACGATTTTTACTTGTTGAACAAAGTTGTTGAGAATATGCTTGGAACGCAATTGAACAAAAGTTCGAAGAGATTCAAGTTGAAGAGCTTAGGGCAAAACGCCAAGCTGAGATTGACGAAcagatgaaagataagggtaaGGGTGCTGAAAGCAGTGTGGCAGTTGTTGAGAGATCAATTGTTCCTTCTCTAGTCATTGAAAATCCAGTACCTATAGCTTCAGTATCAACAATCTTCGAAGAACCTGTAACTCTAGAAGATCTTGCTGCTGATGACGATGAGgaagatgatgaggaggatgacgATGAAGAGGGTGATGAAGAAGAGGGTGATGACgaggaagatgacgatgatgagaAAGTCTTTTCGGCTAGCAGTCATAGTTCTGATAATGACGATGACGACGCTCAAGGTGGTATGGGAATTAAAGTAACTGAAGCTTCCAATGAAAGAACTGTTGATGATTTTCTGAATGATTCTGTGATTGAAGAGTCAGGGGGAGCTGaaggaaagggggagtctggtgATGCTCAAAATGTTGAACATATTGAAAAGTTAGTTTTGAGATTGGATACTACTAGGGAAGAAGGTGAACACTTTCATACGTATACATTGGAAAAGATTAAAGAAATGACACGTATGGTGGATCCTGatttcaaatttgattttgaggAAGAATTAAATGCATTCGACATCAACCACCAACCAGAATACGAGTATAAGTATGTAGAGGATGCTGACATGTACGACAGGGTTGAGGTTGAAGATTGCACAGATGATGAGAGTGTAAGTGAAGATACTTCTCAGTATCCTACGCTGATGGAGTTCTTTACTGAAGAGAATAGAGATGAGTTAAGAAGGAAGGTAGCTGAAATCTTAAAAGACAAAAATTTCGATGGtacttcgaaggatatgcaaaAAGAAGAACGGCAGAAGCGGTTTAAAGACAGTCACGAGAGAAAATTCAAAAGGCCGTTGAAGTTTTATCAGAGGGATCGAAGCATTTCACTTGGTGACATCATTAGCTGGGGTTTCCTGCCTCATGTTAATGCCTATGCGATCAGAAGGGAGTTTGGAGTGCAGTACTTTGAACGTCTATATGATATaatgtcattaccatggtgggatgttgAGGAGCTGTCGAAAGTAAGAACTTTAGGGTATCCAGTACGCAAGAATGATGTTGCAATGTGGGGGTACATAAAGTTTGAATCGTTGAAGGATTTTAGACACTGGAAGCCGCATTACCCAAAGAGAGTGCAGAGGGTAGATCCGGTAACAGGGGTTGAAGAAACTATCCTTAATGTTAAAAAGCCGAAGACGATGAAAAATATACCAGTGCCAAAGATGGAGCAGGATTTCTATAAAGGCTTTTTGGGCTGGGTATACAGTTGCATCTCGACTGAGGCTATCATTACTTATCGAGCAGGAAGTGAAATAAGAGTTATACATGTTTatgacccgatgtggttagtCAATTGTTCGGCCAAGGATATTGAATGTCTATTCATCAACAAGATCCATTTTCAGTCTGAAGATCGTGAGCAAGCTATGCAGTTCCAACAAGTTGTATCTATTTGTTTTCAGAAAGGCattaattctgaaaataaatgGAACTCTAAATGGTGGAAGCTTGAAGAAAAGGAAAGAAAGAAAGCTGAGCGTGAACACAAGAAGCTGGAGGCAAACAGAGGTAAATGGATGAAACAACAGGCCGAAGAGgataagagaaagaagaaagataaTGACAGGCTGAGGAACTTGCTTAGGAAGAAGCCAAAGCCTAGAGAAGAAACGTTCAAGTCACtctgaagacccgaagacaagactaaagactccggctgtatccaagggggagtttgttggtgcacgaatgtctaaagcctacgtcttagtcttagtcaagcgtgtatagggtctaggggtcataTATGCTAATTATGTATAGTATAGGGGGCTGTTTGAAAGTTTTGTGGTTTAATGTCTTGATTCTGCTCctaatgacattatgtcatttggagcaaaatcacttgtttctgatttcgcccgaaatgacacaatgtcatttggagcgaaatcagacacctatatatagtggtttgtGTTTTCTCATTTGTATCTGAATATCgaccgtgtagccgaactgctgccgaatttttctgaggaatataaatgagaaaacgtgtttaaagtaatcttcattctgtttctactccattctactttgattcaagctgtttgtgtatttccgctgcataaacagtGGTGTTTAGCTCAGATTGACTCAATTGATCGTCAATAACGATCCTACAGTGACACCTCGTTGAAACATtctcacttatactagcttgatagtggctgccttaactttcgggatgaaagttcttaaaacttggggataatgtgacactctaggttttcccgagcaactatCTTGTATTGGCATTGTGTGtacatatattattaaatgaaagttgtgtttTATCTTGATGTGCTACGTGATTCTTGTATTAAGTTATGTGTATgaagtataaatatatatatgtgtattagTGAGTCGAGACCACTAGGACACGACCCGAGACCGTCCAGTCTCGAGGACCCATAACAGTTGGGCCATTTGGGTCGCACCTCCTTGAGTCCACTCggaacccattagggtgcaccgaCTTAGAGCGAGTATAAAACCCCCACATAAGCCAACATCTCCCCATTTTGGACACCCCATCATTAGCTCAAATCCCCAAATATTCCCTCACACTCACTCCCACATTCTCCTTcattctctctcactaaaaccctaacaatcaaGCTCACCTCCTCCCCTTCTCTCGGACTCAACCGGCAGCATCAAGACCCTCGGATCAGCTTGTGATCATCACTTGGGGACTTCCTTCATCATTTCACAAACACACTCAAAAGGGTTCGGTTAGTATCCCATCTCGTTTGTTTAGTGATAAAATGCATTATGACTATTGTTTGTATATGCTAAAGGTGTTTATTTGATTAGTGGTGCACATGTTATGCATACCTCTATATGAATAGGAGGGTTGAAGTGATCTAACAGTTGTAATAATAGCTTGATAGTAGGATGAGTATTAAATGATACAAAAATGGATGAATGTTGATGAATAATCTTATGCAAGCATGCTGTTGAAATTGATTGAGTATGCTAGATTTAGGAGCCGATGATGATATTGTCGTGTGTTCATGCTAGGATAGATTTGTTTGAATAAGCATGTTGTTATGATAAAACCCTAAGTGATGAACCATATGATCAGGTGATGAATAGATGATGAATgtgctttgaatatttgaaatgttGTGTTTTGATCTGTTTAATTTAgaatttagacaagaaaacatgtttgtgtgaTTTAATTGGATAGGACACcaaatcatgaaaatgaaattctattggatagtacaatgcTGGTAGATGTTCTAGAATCAGCAGGTATGCGAGTCGAGACCCCCGGTTTCGACTGAGACCATcaagctacaactcgagaccgcaatgattgcgactcgagaccatctagTGATAACTCGAGACTAAACTCGAGACCTCTGAGATCTCGACTcctgcctgcaccactcgagaccagccaCTCGCAACTCAAGacctcttggttgcgactcgagactgcgtattctcgagtcgagaccacctggtctcgactgggctgcttacCTCCGTTATTGGGCCAAAGTGTGTGGACTGTTCATGCTTGTTACTGGTTAACCTGGGCTTTGTGATACATGCTGCTGATTAACTGTTAGTGTGATAGGATAGGCCCAATAACACTTATGATTTGTATGTTatgtgttaactgttactgcttaATCTAGAATCAGCCCAACATTAGGAATGCTAGTATAGTATGCATTTTATGTGTTAGAAACGTGTAAGATATACATGACTTGTTTGTATCCGAGCTTGACCCaaactggtaaccatgttaggacgtggtgaccaacgtgcttgaccaagtaaactaatctgccgagcaacccaaggtgagttcacaactctTAAAGCATgtgttcccggtggttgggaaacggaacgaaacaCTTTCCTTGGTTTGGGattgcttactatctccttgtgtgggatacggatAACAACGctatccccttgtgagggatacaaactacTTTTCTCCCCTTGCGAGGGACCcttagttaattactatttatacgGGATGCAACAAgcaaaactaaacgaaactctatcactcaagtccttactacttaataccgattagtcgtcggggcctggcgaacgggttattagttgatagcgctatttaggtcttaccaacctcacaccgtgcccgtgtatgggatcgggagtgaactaatagcCTCTggcaaccgtcaatgatgatagaacattgacaaatgGGGCACTCTACGGAAACGTACGGTCGCATAGTATTCGATATTGTAAAACCAGTTTAGTAGCTTACTTAAGGGGTAGCTCCCCTTGGCATGgtataaatgagtaaattaactgttgaaacaagtttttgggattaaaaactggacaaactcgtgaactcgccaacattatgttgataccctactgcatgctttgcaggtacccagtgaatcaggagcttgcagcttggggatgtgtagtggtcgtcttaacccgtgtgttgggttctataATAAACTTAAACTATGAACCTTGTTTGCATTGTTTtgcctatgcttccgctacttatctaaactactatttgaacttaaaacttttgaactttgattatgatatttgctaaccctgtggttggtgaatattacttatgatattaattaaattgctcagtataattggtggctggatcctggtcagtcacacgcctcgcggtagtactccgcatgtggttttgagggtgtgacattaaCAGTAGGTGgcaagtttggtgtcaaaaattgagtttaaatatgatttatgccAAAAATGCCATTAAGTTAATAACAAGCTTTCGTTTTACGATATTGTGCATAACTCTCATTTTAGACTAGAAATGgatttcaaatttttaggacatacttataattcagtaacaaaggtttttgtcctctcacattttcaaaaatttcgtTTTAATGATAAAATGGCATAATGGTccattttaagcatttaacggaaacatgcatatgaatcagaTTTTTATGAAACCATat
The Helianthus annuus cultivar XRQ/B chromosome 6, HanXRQr2.0-SUNRISE, whole genome shotgun sequence genome window above contains:
- the LOC110876711 gene encoding fibrous sheath CABYR-binding protein-like → MAENITTKSRTWTYPRFVQMLIDDVYPEIERDLKNDLLVQSHMSKDSLKQLARYHPNHPEPKVVAEFFGYIKDVNYVDPDPVNHQNWRNEEEMKEAAYIDELKTLEEFKTTRNDWFVKETRRRGKKATPKSQEDEPVVTAEEDPYADIDQVMLNVDDLVSEQAVNVEAEKEKVLDDVEGDDVNKSTTISSSSSDEEIDENERLRRIQEATEKEKQLRKRKRQEKDDSAYVPSPEHVSESQSPSSGKKKAGAKKRIVSPKIKKVTTKITKPKIVLKKKPAKEPSKPSTPPPEPTPIQSPPHQTPPRQPSPPKQPTPPRQPSPLHLSPLHLSPPQQQTLLTSQEIFQTPPLTQIQLTPGSSGHKGLHIPPDNLEDIGDFGFANDEQVKKLEKKMDEC